The proteins below are encoded in one region of Saccopteryx leptura isolate mSacLep1 chromosome 1, mSacLep1_pri_phased_curated, whole genome shotgun sequence:
- the LOC136379665 gene encoding LOW QUALITY PROTEIN: olfactory receptor 7A10-like (The sequence of the model RefSeq protein was modified relative to this genomic sequence to represent the inferred CDS: deleted 1 base in 1 codon) — MEPSNDTQILEFLLLGLSEALELQPLIFGLFLSMYLITVLGNLLIILAVSSDSHLHMPMYFFLCNLSLVDICFTSTTVPKMLLNMQTQSRVITYEGCITQMYFFMLFAVLDDFILTVMAYDRFVAICHPLHYMVIMNPRLCGLLVLVSWIISVLNSLLQSLMVLVLPFCSDLEIPHFFCELNQVVQLACSDTFLNNMVMYFSAGLLGGGPLIGILYTYSKIMSSLCRIPSAQGKYKAFSTCASHLSAVSLFYGTSLGVYFSSAATHSSHSSATAAVMYTVVTPMLNPFIYSLRNKDIKRALERFLGR; from the exons ATGGAACCAAGCAATGATAcacaaattttagaatttcttCTCCTGGGACTGTCAGAGGCACTAGAACTGCAGCCCCTCATATTTGGGCTCTTCCTGTCCATGTACCTGATCACTGTGTTGGGGAACCTGCTCATCATCCTGGCCGTCAGCTCAGACTCCCACCTCCACAtgcccatgtacttcttcctctgCAACCTGTCCCTGGTGGACATT TGCTTCACCTCCACCACTGTCCCGAAGATGCTGCTGAACATGcagactcagagcagagtcatAACCTATGAAGGCTGCATCACCCAGATGTACTTTTTCATGCTCTTTGCAGTTTTAGATGACTTTATCCTGACTGTGATGGCCTATGACCGCTTTGTGGCCATCTGTCACCCCCTGCACTACATGGTCATCATGAACCCTCGGCTCTGTGGACTGCTGGTTCTGGTGTCCTGGATCATAAGTGTCCTAAATTCTCTGTTACAAAGCTTAATGGTGTTGGTTCTTCCCTTCTGCTCAGACTTGGAAATCCCCCACTTTTTCTGTGAACTCAATCAGGTGGTCCAACTCGCCTGTTCTGACACCTTTCTTAATAACATGGTGATGTATTTTTCAGCTGGGCTGCTAGGTGGTGGTCCCCTTATTGGGATCCTTTACACTTACTCTAAGATAATGTCCTCCTTATGTAGAATCCCATCAGCTCAGGGGAAGTATAAAGCATTTTCTACCTGTGCATCTCACCTCTCAGCTGTCTCCTTATTTTATGGTACGAGCTTAGGAGTGTACTTCAGCTCTGCTGCTACCCACAGCTCACACTCAAGTGCAACAGCCGCAGTGATGTACACCGTGGTCACACCCATGCTGAACCCCTTCATCTACAGTCTCAGGAACAAGGACATAAAGAGGGCTTTGGAAAGATTTCTTGGCAGGTAA